The Xenopus tropicalis strain Nigerian chromosome 7, UCB_Xtro_10.0, whole genome shotgun sequence genome includes a region encoding these proteins:
- the LOC108645216 gene encoding phospholipase A2 inhibitor and Ly6/PLAUR domain-containing protein-like — translation MRSLLGTLCALSVFAATGYSLSCQTCMSAGSTPCQGQSLPCPPDSACVATYTLTTTNGVTVSEAYTLSCAPLGRCDKPGSFSFPKSKLKMGTSCCYTDNCSPPTPTLPADNNQVNGLVCPTCASADSAWCYTSDTMQCTGDENMCLLQTTEIKVSSKVAVRGCATKSICDLGSTSVSYPGYSMDVKFSCTSGSFGTLCYYLSPLL, via the exons GTTATTCGCTCTCTTGTCAGACCTGCATGTCAGCCGGCAGCACTCCCTGCCAAGGCCAAAGCCTTCCCTGCCCACCTGATAGTGCCTGTGTGGCTACGTACACATTAACTACTACAA ATGGGGTGACTGTAAGTGAAGCCTACACCCTCTCATGTGCCCCTCTTGGCCGGTGTGATAAACCTGGAAGTTTCAGTTTTCCTAAATCAAAACTCAAAATGGGAACCTCCTGTTGTTATACAGACAACTGCTCCCCTCCCACACCGACAT TGCCTGCAGATAACAATCAAGTGAATGGACTGGTCTGTCCTACCTGTGCCTCTGCAGACTCAGCCTGGTGTTATACTAGTGATACCATGCAGTGTACAGGAGATGAAAATATGTGTCTCTTGCAAACTACAGAGATAAAGG TATCAAGCAAAGTGGCTGTACGAGGCTGTGCTACTAAAAGTATTTGTGATCTTGGAAGCACTTCTGTCAGTTATCCTGGATATTCAATGGATGTGAAATTCTCCTGCACCAGTGGCAGCTTTGGTACTTTATGTTATTACTTGTCCccattgctttaa